A DNA window from Allokutzneria albata contains the following coding sequences:
- a CDS encoding PaaX family transcriptional regulator — protein sequence MTAEPRDSRLAQLIITIFGLYARAEGNWLSVAAVVALMADLGIEGQAARSSISRLKRRGVLDSERRSSVAGYALSPPTLEILAEGDVRIFERARATEEDGWALVVFSVPESEREKRHALRSGLTRLGFGTAAPGVWIAPANLARAARDTLRRQELTEYVDVFTSRHFAFGDVRAKVRRWWDLDELSRLYSEFLHRYAPVRRRVSDGGTAPQEAFQLYVPMLTHWRQLPYRDPGLPLSVLPEGWNGVTAGELFADLNAILAPLAEKHALKVVDGKRAQ from the coding sequence ATGACGGCAGAGCCCCGGGACAGCCGCCTCGCCCAGCTGATCATCACGATCTTCGGCCTGTACGCGCGCGCAGAGGGCAACTGGCTCTCCGTCGCCGCCGTGGTGGCGCTGATGGCGGACCTGGGGATCGAGGGCCAGGCCGCGCGCTCCTCGATCTCCCGGCTGAAGCGCCGCGGTGTGCTCGACAGCGAACGCCGGTCCTCGGTCGCGGGGTACGCGCTGTCCCCGCCGACACTGGAGATCCTGGCCGAGGGCGACGTCCGGATCTTCGAGCGCGCCCGGGCGACGGAGGAGGACGGGTGGGCGCTGGTCGTGTTCTCGGTGCCCGAGTCCGAGCGCGAGAAGCGGCACGCGCTGCGGTCCGGCCTCACCCGGCTGGGGTTCGGCACCGCCGCGCCCGGCGTGTGGATCGCCCCGGCGAACCTGGCGCGAGCGGCACGGGACACCTTGCGGCGCCAGGAGTTGACGGAGTACGTGGACGTCTTCACCAGCCGGCACTTCGCCTTCGGTGACGTCCGCGCGAAGGTGCGCCGGTGGTGGGATCTGGACGAGCTGAGCCGCCTGTACTCCGAGTTCCTGCACCGCTACGCGCCCGTCCGGCGCCGGGTGTCCGACGGTGGCACGGCGCCGCAGGAGGCGTTCCAGCTCTACGTCCCGATGCTCACCCACTGGCGGCAGCTGCCCTACCGCGATCCGGGGCTCCCCCTGTCGGTGCTGCCCGAGGGCTGGAACGGCGTCACCGCGGGCGAGCTGTTCGCCGACCTGAACGCGATCTTGGCTCCGCTGGCGGAAAAGCACGCGCTGAAGGTGGTCGACGGAAAGCGCGCGCAGTAG
- a CDS encoding AMP-binding protein, with protein MPLSPSAHVDTFTRDHLPHESLWPVVEFTTPELRYPDRLNAATELIDTAIAGFGADRPALRTPGGESWSYGELRTRANQVAQVLTEDLGLVPGQRVMLHSPNTPWTVAAWLGLLKAGGVAVTTMAALRARELTPIVERTLPSIALADSRCAQDVHVVRDAAMPSLAVVESDDLIARASGKSGEFTDVRTAADDVALLGPTSGSTGVPKITMHFHRDILSIDNTFGRHVLRLTPDDVVACSAPFAFTFGLGMLVVFPLRAGACALLTEKVTPAQLADIVHQEGVTALATAPTAYKAILREGRDKKLAGLRLAVSAGEHIPRRTWEQFRDRLGIRIINGIGATELLHIFISAAGDEIRPGATGKPVPGYRAAVLGPDGGEVGAGEAGQLGVIGPVGCRYLDDERQKNYVVDGWNVTGDVFTRDEDGYFFFQARTDGMIVSSGYNIGGPEVEAAVETHPDVVEVAVVGKPDPERGSVVCAFVVLRAGVVGDGVKAKEIQDHVKQILAPYKYPRVVRFRERLPRNASGKVQHFALRKIITDERGEGR; from the coding sequence TTGCCTCTCTCGCCCTCAGCGCACGTGGACACCTTCACCCGAGACCACCTGCCGCACGAGTCCCTGTGGCCGGTCGTCGAGTTCACCACTCCCGAACTGCGCTACCCGGACCGGCTCAACGCGGCGACCGAACTGATCGACACCGCGATCGCGGGATTCGGTGCGGACCGGCCCGCGCTGCGGACACCGGGCGGAGAGTCCTGGTCCTACGGCGAGCTGCGCACGCGGGCGAACCAGGTCGCGCAGGTGCTGACCGAGGATCTCGGCCTCGTACCAGGGCAACGCGTCATGCTCCACTCACCCAACACTCCGTGGACCGTGGCCGCGTGGCTCGGATTGCTCAAGGCGGGAGGCGTCGCCGTCACGACGATGGCCGCACTGCGCGCCCGCGAACTCACCCCGATCGTCGAGCGGACGCTGCCGTCGATCGCGCTGGCCGACTCCCGGTGCGCCCAGGACGTGCACGTCGTGCGGGACGCCGCGATGCCGTCACTCGCGGTCGTGGAGTCCGACGACCTGATTGCCCGTGCCAGCGGGAAATCGGGCGAGTTCACGGATGTGCGGACCGCCGCGGACGACGTGGCGCTGCTCGGCCCGACCTCCGGCAGCACCGGCGTTCCGAAGATCACGATGCACTTCCACCGCGACATCCTCTCCATAGACAACACATTTGGCCGTCACGTGCTGAGGCTGACGCCGGACGATGTGGTCGCCTGCTCCGCGCCGTTCGCCTTCACCTTCGGTCTCGGCATGCTCGTCGTCTTCCCGCTGCGCGCGGGTGCTTGTGCCCTGCTGACCGAGAAGGTCACCCCGGCGCAGCTCGCGGACATCGTTCACCAGGAGGGCGTCACCGCCCTCGCGACCGCTCCCACCGCGTACAAGGCGATCCTGCGCGAAGGGCGGGACAAGAAGCTCGCGGGTCTGCGCCTCGCGGTGTCGGCGGGCGAACACATCCCGCGGCGCACCTGGGAGCAGTTCCGGGACCGGCTCGGCATCAGGATCATCAACGGGATCGGTGCCACGGAACTGCTGCACATCTTCATCTCCGCGGCAGGCGACGAGATCCGCCCCGGTGCCACTGGGAAACCTGTCCCGGGCTACCGGGCGGCCGTGCTCGGGCCGGACGGCGGCGAGGTCGGAGCGGGCGAGGCGGGACAGCTCGGCGTCATCGGTCCCGTCGGCTGCCGCTACCTGGACGACGAGCGCCAGAAGAACTACGTCGTCGACGGGTGGAACGTCACCGGCGACGTGTTCACCAGGGACGAGGACGGCTACTTCTTCTTCCAGGCGCGCACCGACGGCATGATCGTCTCCTCCGGTTACAACATCGGCGGCCCCGAGGTGGAGGCGGCCGTGGAGACGCATCCCGACGTGGTCGAGGTCGCGGTCGTCGGCAAGCCGGACCCGGAGCGCGGTTCGGTGGTGTGTGCCTTCGTCGTGCTCCGCGCGGGAGTCGTCGGCGATGGCGTGAAGGCCAAGGAGATCCAGGACCACGTCAAGCAGATCCTGGCTCCCTACAAGTACCCGCGCGTGGTGCGGTTCCGCGAGCGCTTACCCCGCAACGCCAGCGGCAAGGTGCAGCACTTCGCGCTGCGCAAGATCATCACAGACGAGCGGGGGGAAGGTCGTTGA
- a CDS encoding acyl-CoA thioesterase, translated as MEPDPSTSPPTSAIFTAAVTLTPAEPEHFDLAFTATTQPCPWPKAYGGDLVAAAAAAAMRSVDDGKTMHSMHSYFLRPADIGAPVRYEVELLRNGRGYSTRQVRGYQNGKPVYVCLANFAAGEPGGTFRSELTEAVADPEDLPSSAAYLADRSGGTMTEKSKAYWSGGRGFDMRHVPGPVYLTVEGERAPHQAVWVKPFDALRPVDGLSDAQRDLAALTYVCDYTILEPVLRVLGLAWAEPGLVTASLDHAMWFHRPEPVGDWLLYVQNAVAADAGRGVSTGRFFTRDHRHLGTVVQEGMIRVS; from the coding sequence GTGGAGCCCGACCCCAGCACGTCACCCCCGACCTCCGCGATCTTCACCGCGGCGGTCACGCTGACGCCCGCGGAGCCCGAGCACTTCGACCTCGCCTTCACCGCCACGACGCAGCCCTGCCCCTGGCCCAAGGCGTACGGGGGTGACCTGGTCGCCGCGGCCGCGGCGGCGGCGATGCGGTCGGTGGACGACGGCAAGACCATGCACTCGATGCACAGCTACTTCCTCCGGCCCGCCGACATCGGAGCGCCGGTGCGCTACGAGGTCGAGCTGCTGCGGAACGGGCGCGGCTACAGCACCAGGCAGGTGCGCGGCTACCAGAACGGGAAGCCGGTCTACGTCTGCCTGGCCAACTTCGCGGCCGGCGAGCCGGGCGGGACCTTCCGGTCCGAGCTCACCGAAGCGGTTGCCGATCCCGAGGACCTGCCCAGTTCGGCCGCCTACCTCGCCGACCGCAGCGGCGGCACCATGACCGAGAAGTCCAAGGCCTACTGGTCGGGCGGCCGCGGCTTCGACATGCGGCACGTGCCCGGGCCGGTCTACCTCACCGTCGAGGGCGAGCGGGCTCCGCACCAGGCGGTGTGGGTGAAGCCCTTCGACGCGCTCCGCCCCGTCGACGGGCTCAGCGACGCGCAGCGCGACCTCGCCGCGCTGACCTACGTCTGCGACTACACGATCCTCGAACCCGTGCTCCGGGTGCTCGGCCTGGCCTGGGCCGAGCCCGGCCTGGTCACCGCGAGTCTCGACCACGCCATGTGGTTCCACCGTCCGGAGCCGGTCGGCGACTGGCTCCTCTACGTCCAGAACGCGGTCGCCGCCGACGCCGGCCGTGGCGTGAGCACCGGGCGCTTCTTCACCCGCGATCACCGCCACCTGGGCACGGTCGTCCAGGAGGGAATGATCCGCGTGTCCTGA
- a CDS encoding TetR/AcrR family transcriptional regulator yields the protein MPRTAAQNEALRSASRETVFAHAVRIFARRGYAATSMRDVANEAGVSVGLIYRHYATKDDLFTDVLSRAATGLEETARELGESEDGYAALARFLERYLGGVADVDGAAEFSVVANQAFLSDEPVGARERLLASHNAFRQALETAVSRARRDGRFPIGDTASVVAVLLCLLSGAVTMRMASGPAAVPSAEMVLRLLDGGDR from the coding sequence GTGCCGAGAACGGCCGCACAGAACGAGGCGCTGCGCAGCGCGAGCCGAGAGACCGTGTTCGCGCACGCGGTGCGGATCTTCGCCCGGCGCGGCTACGCGGCCACGAGCATGCGCGACGTCGCGAACGAGGCCGGGGTCAGCGTCGGGCTCATCTACCGGCACTACGCCACGAAGGACGACCTGTTCACCGACGTGCTCAGCCGCGCGGCCACCGGACTGGAGGAGACCGCGCGCGAACTCGGCGAGAGCGAGGACGGCTACGCGGCCCTCGCCCGGTTCCTGGAGCGCTACCTGGGCGGGGTCGCCGACGTGGACGGCGCCGCCGAGTTCTCCGTGGTGGCCAACCAGGCGTTCCTCAGCGACGAACCCGTCGGTGCGCGTGAACGTCTGCTGGCCAGTCACAACGCTTTCCGACAGGCGCTGGAGACGGCGGTCTCGCGGGCGCGGCGGGACGGGCGCTTCCCGATCGGCGACACCGCGTCCGTGGTCGCGGTGCTCCTGTGCTTGCTGTCCGGGGCCGTGACGATGCGCATGGCGTCGGGTCCCGCGGCCGTGCCCTCGGCCGAGATGGTGCTGCGACTGCTGGACGGAGGCGACCGATGA
- a CDS encoding AAA family ATPase yields the protein MARLIHLNGPSGVGKSTCAQTYADRHPGVLNLDTDQVVSLIGGWQDDFWEALKAGRRLAIGMAETHLRAGHDVVMPQLTTTVEEIEGFQAAAGRAGAEYHEIVLMAGKRQTIDRFTARTADSAEDRHRHLADIIARGGGPALLERVHDHLTAYVRTRPECVVVRTDECGPDQTYDAVVAALARLRGE from the coding sequence ATGGCGCGTCTGATCCACCTGAACGGTCCCTCCGGTGTCGGGAAGTCGACGTGCGCTCAGACCTACGCCGACCGGCATCCGGGCGTGCTCAACCTGGACACAGATCAGGTCGTCAGCCTGATCGGCGGGTGGCAGGACGACTTCTGGGAGGCGCTGAAGGCCGGACGGCGGCTGGCGATCGGCATGGCGGAGACGCACCTGCGCGCCGGGCACGACGTCGTGATGCCGCAGCTGACGACCACGGTCGAGGAGATCGAGGGGTTCCAGGCCGCCGCCGGGCGCGCCGGTGCGGAGTACCACGAGATCGTGCTCATGGCCGGAAAACGCCAGACGATCGACCGCTTCACGGCTCGCACGGCGGACAGCGCGGAGGATCGGCACCGCCACCTCGCGGACATCATCGCGCGGGGCGGCGGACCCGCCTTGCTGGAGCGGGTTCACGACCACCTGACCGCCTACGTCCGGACCCGGCCGGAGTGCGTGGTGGTGCGGACCGACGAATGCGGACCGGACCAGACCTACGACGCCGTCGTCGCCGCGCTGGCGCGGCTTCGCGGTGAGTAG
- a CDS encoding GNAT family N-acetyltransferase, whose protein sequence is MIVRTAVPADADAVFRLLRGFVTSYQPDRAVFDEVTFPRVLKAAAEGAAEFLVAEQESAVVGYVLAVRMPTLFAGGSVLELLELTVDARLRGRGTGSRLIRAVQARAHENNDVEVTVPTRRAAEFYSRLGFRETATYLRWARPGSAQRSPA, encoded by the coding sequence ATGATCGTCCGGACCGCTGTCCCGGCGGACGCCGATGCCGTCTTCCGCCTGCTGCGAGGGTTCGTCACGAGCTACCAGCCCGACCGGGCGGTCTTCGACGAGGTCACCTTCCCGCGGGTCCTGAAGGCCGCCGCGGAAGGCGCAGCCGAGTTCCTGGTCGCCGAACAGGAGTCAGCGGTGGTCGGCTACGTGCTCGCTGTGCGCATGCCGACGCTGTTCGCCGGCGGGTCGGTCCTGGAACTGCTGGAACTCACGGTCGACGCACGGCTGCGCGGCCGTGGAACCGGCTCCCGGCTGATCCGAGCGGTGCAGGCACGAGCGCACGAGAACAACGACGTGGAGGTGACCGTGCCCACGCGCCGGGCGGCCGAGTTCTACTCCCGCCTGGGATTCCGGGAAACCGCCACCTACCTCAGGTGGGCCCGGCCGGGGTCGGCACAACGATCGCCCGCTTGA
- a CDS encoding GNAT family N-acetyltransferase, producing the protein MITVVRADELGEGARGRVADVFARGFAEDFSYFSKDPGVLADAFAHMLLLDRFHVVCVDGEPAAIATLTTGTEQCFAPKWGPMREHLGLLRGTICYFVVRKQFMAVSDGVTEGVGEIGFVTTAPGYQRRGLGTVLLRHLIATPGFRAFVLEEIKDTNEAALGLYRKLGFTEYRRRPQKHAARAGFDAYVSMRLDVADRQDR; encoded by the coding sequence ATGATCACGGTGGTGCGAGCCGACGAACTCGGCGAGGGCGCCCGGGGACGCGTCGCCGACGTGTTCGCGCGCGGCTTCGCCGAGGACTTCTCCTACTTCTCCAAGGACCCCGGCGTGCTGGCCGACGCGTTCGCCCACATGCTGCTGCTCGACCGGTTCCACGTGGTCTGCGTCGACGGCGAGCCCGCGGCGATCGCCACGCTCACAACCGGGACCGAGCAGTGCTTCGCGCCGAAGTGGGGCCCGATGCGCGAGCACCTGGGGCTGCTGCGCGGAACCATCTGCTACTTCGTGGTGCGCAAGCAGTTCATGGCCGTCTCCGACGGCGTGACCGAAGGCGTCGGCGAGATCGGCTTCGTCACCACAGCTCCCGGCTACCAGCGACGCGGCCTGGGGACCGTGCTGTTGCGACACCTCATCGCGACGCCGGGCTTCCGCGCCTTCGTGCTGGAGGAGATCAAGGACACCAACGAGGCCGCGCTCGGGCTCTACCGCAAGCTCGGCTTCACCGAGTACCGGCGGCGGCCGCAGAAGCACGCCGCGCGGGCGGGTTTCGACGCGTACGTGTCCATGCGCCTCGACGTCGCGGACCGCCAAGATCGCTGA
- a CDS encoding RidA family protein: MTPIAVNPSALAAPRGYSHGTLVGNTLHLGGQTALDEEMRIVPGGIVEQFRQAFGNVLTTLREVGGEPQDLVSVTIYLTDIPDYQAHGKEIGRVWRELAGPVYPAMAGIGCTALWQPDAMIEILGVAVIPDHRLRVPGS, encoded by the coding sequence ATGACCCCGATCGCCGTGAACCCGAGCGCGCTTGCGGCCCCTCGCGGCTACTCGCACGGGACGCTGGTGGGCAACACGCTGCACCTCGGCGGGCAGACCGCGCTCGACGAGGAGATGCGGATCGTGCCGGGCGGCATCGTCGAGCAGTTCCGCCAGGCGTTCGGCAACGTGCTGACCACGCTGCGGGAGGTGGGCGGTGAACCGCAGGACCTGGTGAGCGTGACCATCTACCTCACCGACATCCCCGACTACCAGGCGCACGGCAAGGAGATCGGCCGGGTCTGGCGCGAGCTCGCCGGGCCGGTCTACCCGGCGATGGCCGGGATCGGGTGCACCGCGCTGTGGCAGCCCGATGCCATGATCGAGATCCTGGGTGTCGCGGTGATCCCCGACCACCGGCTCCGGGTTCCGGGCTCCTGA
- a CDS encoding GNAT family N-acetyltransferase, with the protein MDAALTWRPLTVEDAKVSADLLNAIETVDRIGENYREEDTLQELVDPYADLERGSLAAFEGDEMVGYMKLRYKPAAEEVHRVFLDGGVHPDHRRRGIGTALVRAGVAGAKALHALHHPALELAVDVHKCEHIAGVAELLRSQGFSPVRYFQRMEHPLGAALGTAPIPDGLRIEPWSEGTDEDFRLVRNESFKDYWSAAPMPADGWKNKITNQTFRPETSFLLRDVATGAPAGILVTMHWEADAAATGVRDAHFMVIGTLREYRGRGVASALISHALRTAADQGYDSASLSVDSANPSGGTGIFEKAGFTRKVRYVRWALEV; encoded by the coding sequence ATGGACGCAGCGCTCACGTGGCGGCCCCTCACCGTCGAGGACGCCAAGGTCTCCGCCGACCTCCTCAACGCCATCGAGACCGTTGACCGGATCGGCGAGAACTACCGCGAGGAGGACACCCTCCAGGAGCTGGTCGACCCCTACGCCGACCTGGAGCGCGGCAGCCTCGCCGCCTTCGAGGGCGACGAGATGGTCGGCTACATGAAGCTCCGCTACAAGCCGGCCGCGGAGGAGGTCCACCGCGTCTTCCTCGACGGCGGGGTGCATCCCGACCACCGCCGCCGGGGCATCGGCACCGCGCTCGTGCGGGCCGGGGTCGCCGGGGCGAAGGCGCTGCACGCGCTGCACCACCCGGCGCTGGAACTCGCCGTCGACGTCCACAAGTGCGAGCACATCGCGGGCGTCGCCGAACTCCTGCGCTCCCAAGGCTTCTCGCCGGTCCGCTACTTCCAGCGGATGGAGCACCCGCTCGGAGCGGCGCTCGGTACCGCGCCGATCCCGGACGGTCTGCGGATCGAGCCGTGGTCGGAGGGCACCGACGAGGACTTCCGGCTGGTCCGGAACGAGTCGTTCAAGGACTACTGGAGCGCGGCGCCGATGCCGGCGGACGGCTGGAAGAACAAGATCACCAACCAGACGTTCCGGCCCGAGACCAGCTTCCTGCTCCGGGACGTGGCCACCGGTGCTCCGGCGGGCATCCTGGTGACCATGCACTGGGAGGCCGACGCGGCGGCCACCGGCGTCCGCGACGCGCACTTCATGGTGATCGGCACGCTCCGGGAGTACCGCGGGCGCGGCGTCGCGAGCGCGCTGATCTCGCACGCGCTGCGGACTGCCGCCGACCAGGGCTACGACAGCGCGAGCCTGAGCGTGGACTCGGCGAACCCCTCCGGAGGGACCGGGATCTTCGAGAAGGCCGGCTTCACGCGGAAGGTGCGGTACGTGCGCTGGGCGCTGGAGGTCTAG
- a CDS encoding contact-dependent growth inhibition system immunity protein, producing the protein MGASEDDPLIRELFGAFLVAVRRQVPRELAALMCEDEAQSFLDTVANPDDDVPAEPVEEPIVRVVGVRVFGDVALARFTQEDDEIRTLHFRRENGRWTVCADAEDDMSLDQLEDDAPSAGHPLRRTPVGRLGAEDLRVLLERGEGLDILLPRVVFRLRWEPLLRGAAFPGDVLLTVLGVDSERWVKDPVALVQMNSVVEAVHRLGNLADHGAPHDVIRGAITEFLARQNLRLSDLVEDRVAPPVAEVEPVQPMEVKRAIVVPTPAGPT; encoded by the coding sequence ATGGGCGCGAGCGAGGACGATCCGCTGATCCGCGAGCTGTTCGGAGCCTTCCTGGTCGCCGTGCGGCGGCAGGTGCCCCGCGAGCTGGCCGCCTTGATGTGCGAGGACGAGGCCCAGTCCTTTTTGGACACCGTGGCGAACCCCGACGACGACGTCCCGGCCGAGCCGGTCGAGGAGCCGATCGTCCGCGTCGTGGGCGTCCGGGTGTTCGGTGACGTCGCGCTCGCGCGCTTCACTCAGGAGGACGACGAGATCCGCACGCTGCACTTCCGGCGCGAGAACGGGCGCTGGACCGTCTGCGCGGACGCCGAGGACGACATGTCGTTGGACCAGTTGGAAGACGACGCCCCGTCCGCGGGGCATCCGCTGCGTCGCACACCCGTCGGCCGCCTGGGCGCCGAAGATCTCCGCGTCCTGCTGGAGCGAGGCGAAGGGCTCGACATCCTGTTGCCCCGCGTGGTGTTCCGGCTGCGATGGGAGCCCCTGCTGCGCGGAGCGGCCTTCCCCGGGGACGTTCTCCTGACCGTGCTCGGGGTGGATTCCGAGCGCTGGGTGAAGGACCCCGTGGCGCTCGTCCAGATGAACAGCGTCGTGGAGGCGGTGCACCGCTTGGGGAATCTCGCCGACCACGGTGCCCCGCACGACGTGATCCGGGGCGCCATCACCGAGTTCCTGGCCCGGCAGAACCTGCGGTTGAGCGACCTGGTCGAGGATCGCGTCGCACCACCGGTGGCCGAGGTCGAGCCCGTCCAGCCGATGGAGGTCAAGCGGGCGATCGTTGTGCCGACCCCGGCCGGGCCCACCTGA
- a CDS encoding winged helix-turn-helix transcriptional regulator — protein MAREDAAGHGPAWTDPACPVARAADVVGDRWSLLIIRDAMDGARSFTDFQRRTGIARNILADRLRKLAAHGLISQVDAPSGKRRAYALTTAGKDLFPVIVTLRQWGERHAYEAGEPHSVLVDEHGAVVPPLVPVAADGRPLTSDTTSVDRQPQDRV, from the coding sequence ATGGCGCGCGAGGACGCGGCGGGGCACGGCCCCGCGTGGACGGACCCGGCCTGCCCGGTCGCGCGGGCGGCCGACGTGGTCGGCGACCGGTGGAGCCTGCTGATCATCCGGGACGCGATGGACGGGGCCCGCTCGTTCACCGACTTCCAGCGGCGCACCGGCATCGCCCGCAACATCCTGGCCGACCGGCTCCGCAAGCTCGCCGCCCACGGCCTGATCAGCCAGGTCGACGCGCCATCGGGAAAACGCCGCGCGTACGCGCTCACCACGGCGGGCAAGGACCTGTTCCCGGTGATCGTCACGCTTCGCCAGTGGGGCGAGCGGCACGCCTACGAGGCGGGCGAGCCGCATTCGGTCCTGGTCGACGAGCACGGCGCGGTCGTTCCGCCGCTCGTGCCCGTCGCCGCGGACGGACGGCCGCTCACCAGCGACACGACCTCCGTGGATCGCCAACCGCAGGACCGCGTCTGA